In the Pedobacter cryoconitis genome, AAAAGAAGATGTACATCTGGCTTTTTCAATTGTAAAAATGAATCCAGTAAAAGCACGGGGTCTTTTTTTTGCTCAAACTTACCCGCAAAAAGTATAATGATGTCTTCCTGTGCAATGCCTAGCTTTATTTTTAATTCTTGCACTTCCTTATTTCTATCTGCAGCGAACCTTTGGTTATCGATTGCATGAGGAGCAAAGATCAGCTGTTTCTCTTTCAGACCGTATTTTTTAAAATAAGCTTTGCTGTTGGTACCGGTATATAATGCCTGATCAACATGCCTGTAAATCCATTTGAGGAATAAAGCCCTCGCATATTTTTTTAATGTACCCGATGGATCCAGCAAAGTAGAATCTCCACGAAAAAAAACAGGTAACTTGTTTTTAAAATGCTTTAATGTTTTTAGATGGCTCTGATTTGCCCATCCATAAATTAATACCGCATTTGGCTGCCAAGCTTCAATATTCCGGATCAGATCCGGATTAATAATGCCTCTAAAGTTATGCGAACCCGGGTCAGAAGAAGTATTTCGTACCCATTCATAAGGATAACCCGATAAAAGAGGTAAATCCCATTTAATGTTGGTATCAAATCCGGGGTCATAATTGTCTACAGCTTTTTCTCCCCAAGTGTAAAAAACTTTAATAGGTATTTGTCCACGCTCATGCAGCAGTTTAAAGACCGGGGCATAATATTGAATCGGATGGGTCGTAATAATTGCTAAACGCATTTTAAATATTATTTCATAAAGATGGTCATTTGTTTCAGTTAGACGTGGCAGCCAATACTTGATTAAATAGTGAACATTGGTGTAAGGTCATACTTTTTGCCGAATATTTATCAACAGTGCTTGCGTTATAGCTGATTTCAGGAATTTCCTTGCCTGATACTTCATTCAAAAAAAGATTTACTTTATGATCAAGAGTGGGGTCATCATAATGATAGGAATGCTTTACTCCATATTCTTTGAGAACGTCCATCGCCGGACTATGGCTGTTGAATATGGCTAGCGTTATTTTATTTGCAGACAGGTAAGGATAAATTTTTGAAGCGGTGTATTTTGGGTCATCGGAGCCAGGTATAAACAACGCGTCAGCATTTTGAAGGGTAACCAGGGTATGAAAATAGCTTATCCTATCTGTAATTTCCACCACATAATCTTCTACTCCATATTGTTTTGCCAATGGCAGTATCGTTTGTTTCCCCTGGCCTTCTGCAGCGTAGCTGGTACCGATAAAATGCAGTCTGACCCTGCTGAATTTTAAAGGATCGATTGTCAGTCCGCTTTTTAATCCCCTAATTAAAGGTGTTATGGCCTTATGCATGTCATAACCCCCTCTGCCAATGTACACTATGTTTATAAAATCGCTGCTCAACAGTGGTTTAAATAAATGCTGATTTTTTTTTGCGGTATCAAAGTCTTTTTGAAATGCTCCAAAGGTGATTATTGCTTGAGGAATGTGCCGGATTCGGGAATAACGATGCTTTAATAGATTAATATAATCTGCCGATACGCTGATCAAGCCATCTACATGATTCATCGCCAGAGGTTCAAGATATTTATTGATGCGGTAAGAAAACCAATATTTAGGAGGCTGCTGTGCTTTAGGTTTATCTTGGTAGTAGTCAGAATGCCAGGGGTCCTGCATGTCTATAACATAAGGGATATTGAAGCGTTTTTTCCAGTACGCACCTAAAATGCAGATGGGAAACTGGGTAGTTGAAAAATAAATGAGATCAAATTTCTGCTTTTTAAGTAGCTGATTTACCTTTAACAGGTAGAACAAGAGCGCTCTTAATGCGATACTACCCAAGCCAATTTTTGAGGTCCATTTTTTATGGAATGCTTTAACATAGTGAATTTTGGTAGCTGCTGGCAGGCTTTCTATCAGTAACTCATCTTTTGGAAAATCTAAATATTCCGGATCAACGGAAACGACTTCTGCATCCCATCCATATTGGTTAAAATAAGACATGCTCATTCTAATACGCTGCATGTCAGGTGCGTTAAAGATAGGAAAGTAGGGCGAAATAATAAGAACTTTACGGTTCAAGATATAAATGGTTGAATGATCTTTAAAAATTTTAACTGCTCCGTTTCCCAGTTTAATGAAGTTTGAGCAAGGTTTAATGCGGCCTTTCTGGCTTTGTAGAGCTCATCCCTGTGTTCTGAATATTGCTGCAGAATTTCTGATAGGGAATGAATATTACCGATCTCATATGATTTACCAATTTCCGGATATTTCTTCAAAAAGGCCTGTTGTGAAGTGGTGTTACTGGCAATAATTGCCAATCCTGCCTGCATATAGGTGAATATCTTATTACTTAGGGCCAAGTCATTGTTAATGGAAAATGCCGGTTCAAGCGCTAAACCCAGATCAAATTGTGATGAAAAGGCAGGTAATTCATCAGGGGGAACAGTATCATGGAAATACAATCGATTTGGCATGTGCCCGACTAATGTTTCAAAATACTCTTTTGAGATATTGTACTGTAACTTTCCCATCAGATGTAATTCAAACTCCCTGTCTTTTAGCAGATAAAGTGCTTTAAGGACGTCCTCTATACCACGGTTGGTACCTATAGTCTGAGAGCACCAAAAAAGTTTGAGCGCAGCATTTGGCTTTGCAGGAATAATATGGGCATCTATCAGATCCTTGTTAAAAACATTAAGAATAACTACTGGATTCTTTGCCGGGAAAAGCTTTTGGTAAGCTTCCGCAATCTTGGGACTACTCGCTGTAAGGTAATCTGTATGCGGAATATATCTGTTTTCAATATAGGTCTTTAGTAAAACATCAAAATGATGTTGGTCATTGCTTACTTCGTTCCTGTGAAAATCTTCTGCATCAAACCCGCAAGGTTTGTGATGATGTTTTGCAGCTTTTACAACAGCTGGCAAAGCCCCGAGATTATGGGCGATATACAGATCCGCAGGATATGCAGCAGCGGATTTGATCAGCCAGCAGGTATTTCTGGAAATGGCAAATTCAGCAAAGTATCTCAATCCTATCCTTTTAGCAAAAGTAATAGCAAGTTTGTGGATCACCCTGCTGAAAAAGTAAAGCATGGGTTTCTGCTCTGGGTCGCCGCCAATACGAATGGCTTTCCATTTTTTAGATTTGAGTAAAGAACCATCAAATTTAGTTCCCCAGTCATTCCAATAGGTATATAAAACGGTTACGTCGTGACCGGCAAAACTTAATGTATCAGCCTCTTTTACTAAGCGCGGGTTCAAGGAGGGTTGGCCTGATGTCACTAATATAATTTTCAAGACTGATCCTGTTTCGCCGCACTCAATCTCAATTTGCTATAAGCATTCAATAAAGCAGCTGGCCTTTTAAATAAATAGATTTCAAAAAGGTAACTCATTGATATAGTTAAAAATATGCATAGTATAGCCCCTATGAGTTTTTGATCGGGGATAAAGTAAAACATCAGGTACATTATTGGCATATGCAACAGATATAGCGGGTAGGAAATACCGGCAAAGAATCTGAAAAATGGTTTAGATTTATTGTATACCCATTTTATGTTAAACTGAATTGGTTTATAATATAAAATTAAAGACAACCAGGGTAGTAGGGTATAAATAATCTTACTGCTGGCCAGCGAATTTGAATACTGCCATAACAGGAGTACACTCATTATATAAATAGGGATAACCCACTTATAATTGATAACTATTTTTTTTCTATCCGTTATGGTATCGTCTCTAAGCAGGTAGATAAAAAGGGGTAATAAGAAAATCCCGCCTACGAAATACATAACTTCATGGACGTTACCCGGCAATTGATGAAGCCTGGTTACCAGAGGGATCATGAATAGTCCGCATAATGCAACTGATAAGCTGGTCTGGAATTTATTCCGGTATTCAAAAACAAGATATCCGAGTATCCATAAAAAGGAATTGTTCAGCAAAAATATAAAATGATTAACTATTCCTATATCACTAACTATTAGCAGTCTATAAATTATAGACAGACAGCAAACTGCAAACCATACCCATATCGCGCTCAATCTTTTTGATTTATAGATCAGGCCAAACAAAAGGTAAAAAAAGGCTTCACAGCTTATACTCCAAACGGCAGGATTTAACGGCATAGTAGGTACTAAATAACCATCAAGAGTGGCCGAGAGCAATAGATTGCCTATAAAGATCCCTGGAACTATGGCATGTCCTAATATCAGGTTGTCGCAGGCAAAGCAAATTAAAAGTATAGCCAGATAAATGGGGTAAATGCGGATAAACCGCTTTTTGAAATATTGCCATTGATCCGTTTTATTCTGCGAACTGAGATTGATCACTATACCTGATAAAATGAAGAATATCATGACAGACTCCTTTCCCCAGGCAGAGAAAACCTGGATAAAGTCAAACCTGGAGTCTACAAAATACCGGGTGGCAACCCTTACATGGCTGATCCAGACAAGTAAGCAGGCTATGCCTCTTAATACATCCAGTGAAACAAGATTTTCTTTTGACTTCATAGATTGGATCTGTAAACAGATAAGTAATCATCTGCGATTTTAACATCACTGTAAGTGGTTTCTGCCTTTAACCGGCAGGCATAACGATCAAGCTGACTTATCTTTTTTACCTGCTGTGCCATTTCTTCGGTGTTTTGGCTGATGTATCCCGTTATATTTTCGTCGATGCCTTCTGCTATTCCCCCGTCATCAAAACCAAGCACTGGTGTCCCGCAGGCATAAGCCTCTGGTATAATGATAGGAAAAGGCTCAAACCATTCAACAGGAGTAAGCAGGGCAATGGCATTTCCCAGTAATTCGTTTTTTTGAGCATTATCTACCTCGCCAATGTAACTGATCTGATCACCATCGATCAATGGCATTATTTCCTGTTCAAAATAAATTCTTTCTTTCTCGATTGCCGATATGTTGCCTGCGATGACCAGTTTGCTATTGGTTAGCTGTGCCACTTTAATCGCATTATGGAGTCCTTTACATCGCTCTATTCTTCCCAAAAAGGCAAGATACCCCTTAGGTGATACCGTTGCTTTAAACTTGAACTGTTCAATCGGGGCACAGTTATAAATGGTTACCCACTTACTTTTATTGGTCTTGCCAGTATTAGTAATTGCATTGGAAACAGCAGTATAAGTAAGGTTTACGGGCCGTAATTTATCCAGCCATTCAATGTTTTTCCGGTTAACTGTACGCATGTAAGTTTGTACCTTAGGTATTTTATGTTTCAAGAAAGGAAACAGAAAGAGCAAACGGCCAAAGTTATGGATCACATCATGTTGCTTGATTTCTTTTCGCAGTATAAAAAAAACAGTGGTAAGCAATTTGATGTTGATGGATGGATCTAAGGAGCCATTCAATCCATAAGTGATTAACCTGTCAGGTGATTTTGAATTTGGTCCGGCAACAATAGTTACGCGGTGCCCAAGTTTCACATATTGACAGGCAATATCATAAATTACACGTTCTATACCGCCATAATGCGCTGGCGGCACAGGTATAAATGGATCCATTACCAGTAATATTCTCATTTGATTTCTTTTTTAACTTGCTGATAGATCTCTATATATTGTACTGCGCATTTTTCCAGTGTCAGGTTTTCCAGGATATAAGCACGTGGCTGAAAGTGGCTAAGGTTATCCAGGAAAACGGGAAGTTTCGCTTCGAAATCAGCTATCGTATTAAATTTTATACCGCAACGCTCATCCCAGTAAGGCACAGCACTGACTGGCCGATATTTAACTTGATGGGGGAAATAAGCTGGATCTTCCCAGTATCCTCCTTTTTCCCATGCCAATATAGGTGTACCAGTAGCTAAAATTTGCTGATAGGCTAAACCTTGTGTTTCACTTTTGCTCAGGAAAATTGCGGCTTGGGAATTTGCAAGTTTATGTTTCAATTCATGCTGCGTATAGGTTCCATAATTGATAGACTGGTAAGTAAGATTTTGTTTTTTGAGTGTCTCCATAATAGCATCAGGTAACTGATCGCCTTGTATTTTATTATAGATTAAAAAATCAAATTCTTTGGGCTGCGTAGTCACTGTGAGCCAGTGATCTGTATCTATTCCTGTGGGCCAGGCGATTACTTTATCCAGATAATAAGGTTCACACATCTTGCGCATCCATTCCCCTGGGACAAGGAAACGTTTTACATTTGGATATTTAGTGAACAGGTCTGGACATTCAATAGGATGGGAGTATACACCGGCGCCAAATATGACAGGGTTTTCCCAGTTTTTCCCAAATAATAAATTTGGTTTTCCAATAATGCAGGCAATCTCTTCAGGATGATTTTTAATATACTTATAATCGTTAAAACGATAAGGAACACCTATTTTATCAAGCCCTTTCATTAAGTTGACCGCAATCATCATTACCCCTCCAGGACGCTGTTTACCTCTGATCAGGCGACGTATGATTTTTCTTGGATATCGGTCATATTTGATCCACCGGTCCGGATCGGGCTCTTCATAGAATAAGTTTAAAGGGTTATTGATCAGCATCTTATTCTGTGATAAGTTCCTTCTGTCCGGCACCGGCAATATATCCCTCTATACCTATGTTTTCCAGTAATTGATAACTAAAATGTGTTTTTAAAATGCGGGCAAAAGCATGCTCCATCGATATCTGGAAGGGAGAGCCTGTCTGCAAAACGAATATGGATTTTAGATGGTTAATCAGGCTGCTCAACCCGTAGATTCCTTTGCTATAACTCATCATATCTTCTATACATAGAACTAGCATCCTCTCTAGCAGCTCTTTGTCTTTGACAATATAGCCACGTGTACTAAATAAGCCTCCTCGTTTATCGAAGCTATAACCCTTTCCGATAAAATCAGTAGTAACTAAATTCATTCTTTCAGTGTTAAATTGATCAGTAGGATAATAACGGGCGCTTATTTTAAAGATGGGCCGATCTGGGGGTAAGTGGTTTAAACTATTTAAGATCAGCAGAGCCTCATTCAAGCCTTTATTACGAAAAGTATATTGGCAATTTTGGATAAAAAAAAGCTTGCAGCCACTATCTTGTATCAATTGTTCTCCATTTATTTTTTTAGATGAATTATCGAAAATGTAAATTTCGGAAAATCCTTTACCAGACAATTTTCTAATCGTCTCCAATGTTTGTGTATAGCGCTCTTCTTCTTTAAAAAAAGAATGCGTTTTATCTGTAGGGCGTAATGTAGAAGTAATGAGGGCAATCATGCTGGTAGCTTTAGTTCCTATATTTTAAATGGACTGTTTAAC is a window encoding:
- a CDS encoding acyltransferase family protein, which gives rise to MKSKENLVSLDVLRGIACLLVWISHVRVATRYFVDSRFDFIQVFSAWGKESVMIFFILSGIVINLSSQNKTDQWQYFKKRFIRIYPIYLAILLICFACDNLILGHAIVPGIFIGNLLLSATLDGYLVPTMPLNPAVWSISCEAFFYLLFGLIYKSKRLSAIWVWFAVCCLSIIYRLLIVSDIGIVNHFIFLLNNSFLWILGYLVFEYRNKFQTSLSVALCGLFMIPLVTRLHQLPGNVHEVMYFVGGIFLLPLFIYLLRDDTITDRKKIVINYKWVIPIYIMSVLLLWQYSNSLASSKIIYTLLPWLSLILYYKPIQFNIKWVYNKSKPFFRFFAGISYPLYLLHMPIMYLMFYFIPDQKLIGAILCIFLTISMSYLFEIYLFKRPAALLNAYSKLRLSAAKQDQS
- a CDS encoding glycosyltransferase, whose product is MLINNPLNLFYEEPDPDRWIKYDRYPRKIIRRLIRGKQRPGGVMMIAVNLMKGLDKIGVPYRFNDYKYIKNHPEEIACIIGKPNLLFGKNWENPVIFGAGVYSHPIECPDLFTKYPNVKRFLVPGEWMRKMCEPYYLDKVIAWPTGIDTDHWLTVTTQPKEFDFLIYNKIQGDQLPDAIMETLKKQNLTYQSINYGTYTQHELKHKLANSQAAIFLSKSETQGLAYQQILATGTPILAWEKGGYWEDPAYFPHQVKYRPVSAVPYWDERCGIKFNTIADFEAKLPVFLDNLSHFQPRAYILENLTLEKCAVQYIEIYQQVKKEIK
- a CDS encoding glycosyltransferase, with product MRILLVMDPFIPVPPAHYGGIERVIYDIACQYVKLGHRVTIVAGPNSKSPDRLITYGLNGSLDPSINIKLLTTVFFILRKEIKQHDVIHNFGRLLFLFPFLKHKIPKVQTYMRTVNRKNIEWLDKLRPVNLTYTAVSNAITNTGKTNKSKWVTIYNCAPIEQFKFKATVSPKGYLAFLGRIERCKGLHNAIKVAQLTNSKLVIAGNISAIEKERIYFEQEIMPLIDGDQISYIGEVDNAQKNELLGNAIALLTPVEWFEPFPIIIPEAYACGTPVLGFDDGGIAEGIDENITGYISQNTEEMAQQVKKISQLDRYACRLKAETTYSDVKIADDYLSVYRSNL
- a CDS encoding glycosyltransferase, which encodes MQRIRMSMSYFNQYGWDAEVVSVDPEYLDFPKDELLIESLPAATKIHYVKAFHKKWTSKIGLGSIALRALLFYLLKVNQLLKKQKFDLIYFSTTQFPICILGAYWKKRFNIPYVIDMQDPWHSDYYQDKPKAQQPPKYWFSYRINKYLEPLAMNHVDGLISVSADYINLLKHRYSRIRHIPQAIITFGAFQKDFDTAKKNQHLFKPLLSSDFINIVYIGRGGYDMHKAITPLIRGLKSGLTIDPLKFSRVRLHFIGTSYAAEGQGKQTILPLAKQYGVEDYVVEITDRISYFHTLVTLQNADALFIPGSDDPKYTASKIYPYLSANKITLAIFNSHSPAMDVLKEYGVKHSYHYDDPTLDHKVNLFLNEVSGKEIPEISYNASTVDKYSAKSMTLHQCSLFNQVLAATSN
- a CDS encoding glycosyltransferase family 4 protein, whose translation is MRLAIITTHPIQYYAPVFKLLHERGQIPIKVFYTWGEKAVDNYDPGFDTNIKWDLPLLSGYPYEWVRNTSSDPGSHNFRGIINPDLIRNIEAWQPNAVLIYGWANQSHLKTLKHFKNKLPVFFRGDSTLLDPSGTLKKYARALFLKWIYRHVDQALYTGTNSKAYFKKYGLKEKQLIFAPHAIDNQRFAADRNKEVQELKIKLGIAQEDIIILFAGKFEQKKDPVLLLDSFLQLKKPDVHLLFVGNGALAQTLKQKAKYQPNVHFMDFENQSYMPVIYQSCDLFCLPSSGPGETWGLAVNEAMACSKAVLVSDKVGCAADLVKNEHNGSIFKARSITSLNEQLDFLVHKGKEELKHMGSNSKTIIDKWTFQIQAEAIESAFLKHE